A window of Hyperolius riggenbachi isolate aHypRig1 chromosome 1, aHypRig1.pri, whole genome shotgun sequence contains these coding sequences:
- the LOC137544818 gene encoding probable N-acetyltransferase camello, which yields MRCELAGQSFGMPSPKVRIYNDYDYFTVRKLFIYLVKEHANTAFIHLLQKSYVCSPLLVVLLLPVVQVLPPVATTLTLAVILVWTWFGIRYMFLCDARLILSDDLLNIKAYYMNRDGYRFWVGESEGKFAGMMGIIPLSGPDGENHMEIRRLMVCRIHRRKGIAKALCKTAIDFARKRGCRAVIAQATSAQPIAHKCLEKLGFTQTRTFQQPGTWREFLGLTTTIYQYTIPQRR from the coding sequence AGCTTTGGCATGCCTTCGCCCAAAGTCCGGATATATAACGATTATGACTACTTCACAGTCAGGAAGTTGTTTATCTACCTTGTTAAGGAGCATGCCAACACCGCCTTTATCCATCTGCTGCAAAAGTCCTATGTCTGCTCTCCACTACTGGTGGTCCTCCTCCTTCCTGTCGTACAGGTTCTGCCTCCTGTTGCCACCACCCTGACCTTGGCTGTCATCTTGGTTTGGACATGGTTCGGCATCCGTTATATGTTCCTGTGTGATGCGCGGCTTATTCTGTCTGATGACCTGTTGAACATTAAGGCTTATTACATGAACCGGGACGGTTACCGCTTCTGGGTGGGAGAATCTGAAGGGAAGTTTGCTGGCATGATGGGCATTATACCACTGTCTGGCCCTGACGGGGAAAACCATATGGAGATAAGACGGCTCATGGTGTGTAGGATCCACCGTCGGAAAGGAATAGCGAAGGCATTGTGTAAGACCGCTATAGACTTTGCCAGGAAAAGGGGCTGTAGGGCAGTGATAGCACAGGCCACTTCAGCTCAACCTATTGCCCACAAGTGTTTGGAGAAGCTGGGCTTCACCCAGACCCGCACGTTTCAGCAGCCAGGAACATGGAGAGAATTCCTTGGTCTCACAACCACGATTTACCAGTACACCATCCCACAACGTCGGTGA